A single Salvelinus sp. IW2-2015 unplaced genomic scaffold, ASM291031v2 Un_scaffold2413, whole genome shotgun sequence DNA region contains:
- the stmn4 gene encoding uncharacterized protein stmn4, translating to MAAQAKLSNRGEAGVVQGAWTKHPMVHSGQSAPEFLCDMENLPEGQPSLLHSTNQAFMVTSEETWQPSLSLKHGGGSIMVSVLGECDRHHEASGGEGVGAAGYPEKTECYAVALGWCVIKDVEVIELNKRSSGQAFEVILKPPSFDGVPELNATMPQRRELSMEEIQKKLEAAEERRKCQEAELLKHLAEKREHEREVIQKALEENNNFIKNSKEKLEQKMEANKENREALLAAMLEQLQEKDKHAEEVRKKVLALADAVDLDWCVIKDVEVIELNKRSSGQAFEVILKPPSFDD from the exons atggccgcccaggccaaactgagcaatcggggagaagccGGTGTGGTGCAGGGAGCGTGGACCAAGCACCCGATGGTTCACTCTGGACagagtgctccagagttcctctgtgatatggagaaccttccagaaggacaaccatctctgctgcactccaccaatcaggcctttatg GTCACatcggaggaaacctggcaaccaTCCCTCtcgctgaagcatggtggtggcagcatcatggtgagCGTGCTGGGGGAGTGCGATCGACATCATGA GGCCTCCGgcggggagggggtgggggcggCGGGGTACCCAGAGAAGACCGAGTGCT ATGCGGTGGCCCTGGGCTGGTGTGTGATAAAGGACGTGGAGGTGATAGAGTTGAACAAGCGTTCTTCGGGCCAGGCCTTCGAGGTCATCCTGAAGCCTCCGTCATTTGATGGCGTCCCAGAGCTCAACGCTACCATGCCCCAACGCAGAGAACTCTCCATGGAGGAGATCCAGAAGAAACTAGAggctgcagaggagaggaggaag TGCCAGGAGGCTGAGCTGCTGAAGCAcctggcagagaagagagagcatgagagagaggtgATCCAGAAGGCCTTAGAGGAGAACAACAACTTCATCAAGAACTCCAAGGAGAAGCTGGAGCAGAAGATGGAGGCCAACAAGGAGAACAGAGAGGCTCTGCTGGCGGCCATGTTGGAACAACTGCAGGAGAAG GACAAACATGCAGAAGAGGTGAGGAAAAAGGTACTAGCTTTGGCAGACGCRGTGGACCTGGACTGGTGTGTGATAAAGGACGTGGAGGTGATAGAGTTGAACAAGCGTTCTTCGGGCCAGGCCTTCGAGGTCATCCTGAAGCCTCCGTCATTTGAtgactag